DNA sequence from the Hoylesella buccalis ATCC 35310 genome:
ATTGGTAAGAAATATCTCTGCCAGCATCTGCCGCCTTTTGGATGGCCCTGATGATGGGTGCCACCTTGACAAAATTGGGCCGTGCGCCCGCTACGATACATATATTCATTGTACTATTTTTCTGCAAAGTTATACATTATTAATAGAACGGCCATACATTTAGACGGAAGAACTTGTCTTTTTGCCCAGACAGAAGCATATCTTGTGACTTCTGCCATGCTACTACCCTATCAGAAGACAACAGCGTTGTTCGATTTATTGATGCACTCTCCTTTCATGAGAGGCACGCATACGGTTATTCTTTTTGTATATATCCCTCTTGATCGTAACCTTTATGTGTGCGATGAATAAGGTTGACCAGAGGCTGTACCCGCTGATCCGTAACAACCATATCTTTGAATTTGTCGTATTGTGCATCGTATCTTTGTCCGCTACCGTGTTGTAAACGTGTGGCTATGTCGGTGGGAATGAGGAACGAAGCACGAGAATCTAAATGCTTGTAAAATTCTGATAAATAGATATGTATACCCGCCAAATCAAAATCACCAAAGTGGATATAAGGGTTAGGAATGGTTTTCAACCATTTTATCAAATCGCCCGATTGAGGATAACGTGACACAAACAACAGTCTGTTGTTAGGAAACAAATAGCGCTGATGGGCTATCTGCACGAAGTTTTCCACATTCTCCATACCTATAACCGTTACGTCTTTTGGAATGACAAACGAAGGATAATCATGGATAAAAGGCAACATGCCAGGTTGAAAACGAAGTGTTTGACGCACGCCCGACAGCTTTACCTCCAATGGTTCGTATCCATTTACCAAAAAGCCCCTCATTGTTCGTTGCCTCAACAACTTCGAATCTCCCGACAATGCCACCTGCCTACTGCGTTCGGTATCATGTTTCAGCTTCATATCCAATATGGCCTGCACATCTCGCAAATTGTATTTTTCTGCCAAATATTTTTGAAAATAGTCAACAGCGGCTACCTTATACGTCACTCTGCTGCCATGACTAATCGCGACAAGCACACCGTCTTGCAGCATTTCATTTATCCATTTACCCTTTAATTTACTGGCAGCAATCGTTTCTCCGGCAGCCAATGCGCACAGATTTTCCAATAGCGAACGTGTGATATTCATACTTTCATCGTAATAAGTGCTTTGACAAGCGTGTTCGATTTGTTATCTTTTGTGAGCAGATAAGTATACTTGTAATCGGATACCGCATACGATATAGGCGAGCTGTTCACCAAATAGATGTTGCGAACATTAGCAAATTTCAGAATTCCCCGCACGTTGTTGGGATGCAATTTACCTATCTCGTCCATCATACAATGCAAGGTAAAGTCGCCAAACTTTCTCGACACCTTTTCCTTAAACACGTTGATAAGCATGATGTTAACCATTGCTTTCACTAAAATATCCGTACCATCCGAGCCCACATTCGATATTTTTTCTATCCAACCCGTATCGTTATCGTTTTCTTTGATGCGGAATTGCAGTTTGAAGGTATCGCTCAAAACCAACCTACTTCTGTTCGGATTCTCGTTTAAACACACCATGAAGTCAAACAATCGTTTGGTGACCCCTCTGTTGGTATCATCTCTTTGTTGTACAGATGAAAACAGATTCAGTTCGCCTATGTCGTAGCTATGCTCGTCGTTAAAGGTTTTCATATCGTTGAGCAATATCATTAAGCGGTCGCTACTGGGCTGACTGCGCAAGGCAATTTCTTTAATCACGCCCGCAAAGTTACGCTCGTGGAAGTCGGCATTGATGTCGTTAATAATCTTTCCTATCTCACTGGCGTAGCTGTTAATGCTTCCCACCTCTTTTGATATGCGTTGCAGGATGTCGCCATATCTATCGCTAAGCCTCCTACTATATTCCTCTATTTTGTCATGATCTATAAAGTCGCACAAATTTTGCGCAAATGCCATATAGTCATCATCTGTGTTTAATTGGGTTTTAAAGGCGAAAGTGTTCTTCGTAGAGAAGTAGCTTTTAAATCGATCTACGTTTTGTTTTAATGCATCAGCCTTCCCAAATTTATCATATAGGCTGTCTTTGAGTAATTGCAAAACCTGCTCTGTAGGGTCTGTTGATGCCTTTGGCTTGACAGTTGTCCATTCAATTGAAGTTTTGTTCTCTATAGACAGTTTGAAATTGTCAACTGCTGTCAGCCCTTTTTCCAATTGATTTTGTTCCGCTTCTTTTTGTCTTATGTTTGTTTCAAACTGCAATTTCTGTTGTCCTAATCTACTACTTCTTAACCTAAATTTTTCATCCAACAGCGCCAAGTCATTTTCCAATTTCCTCTTTTGCTCTTTCTTTTTATCCTCTTCGGGCAACCATTCTTCTTTAAACGATAAATACTCGAAATATCGTTTGCGGTTGTTGTTAATAAAATCAAGCTCTTTTTGTAACGTTATCAGCTTATCATTTATTTGTTGCAAAGCAGTTGTATTCACCCCTTGCCCAGCCAACTCGCTGCTTTCTTGTATTTTTAACTGATTGATCTGACTATTGACAGCGGTGGTTTTTTCTTGCGTTTCTTGTAGCAATTTTTCTATTTTGCTATCCGTTTCTATACGTTTTGCATTGTTTGCAGATGCGGATTCTTGTTCACAAGCTTTCAATTCCCGACTCCGCTTGTTGCGCAATTTCTCTTTTTCTTGTTGGAAGGTAGATAGTTGTTCTTGCAGTTTACTGATTTGCAGGTCGATATTTTCTAATCGTTTTTGTTTTTCCTCCTCGTTTCGTTTATCCCAATTTTGCATTTTAACCTGTTCAACTTTTATCTGTTGAGCCGTTTGTAGCAGGTTGGCATCTAAAGTTTGGTGTGCCATACGCAGATCTCTAATCTGTTTAGCATACCGATTTTCTATTTGTTGGATGTTCTCTTGGGTGGCAGTAGTACATTCATAAATACGCTTTTTGTTTTCTTCAATCTCTTGTTCAGCATCTTGTTTTTCAGCTTTCAAATCGTCTGGCGTACGGAGTTCACGCTCTATATGCGACAAATCCACATCTACTCCGAAGAGCGAAGCATTGTGTTGACTGCTCAATTGCGGGTGCAGCAGATTGTTATACAATACATGTTGTTCGTCAACCACCTTGCCAATCGTTTGTTGCCACCCCTGCTTATGCGTAGACAGCCACTCATAAAACGATCCCTTGTACTGTGCAAGAAGCTCATCAAGTTTCGCTATTTGTTGAGCAAGCTTTTCATTCTTTTGGTCCAAGTCTTTCTGTTTAGCTTGCAATTCCTGCTCTATTTTTTGCCTTTCGGCTTCAGCTTCATGCCTCAGTTCATTGATTTTACTGCGATTTTGCTCCTTTTCAATTTCTGTTTTCCTATGTTGTTCATGCAGTTGATCTATATTATTTTTACATTGTTCTAACTCGGTGGCGTACAAATGAGTATTCTGGTATACCGATCTTTTACTCTTTGCAGCCGACAAATCAATGTTAGCTGTTTGTATTTTCTCATCAACAGTTTGACTTTCAACATCAAAATGCGCATAAATCTCTTTGTTTCGCTCCTCTTTTTGTTGTGCTATTCGTGCCACTTCCTTGTTGTACACCTCTTGTAAAAGGTTTTTCTTTTCGTTACAAGTGGCTTCAATAGTGCGAAGTTCTAATTGCAGTTTTTCTGTCAGTGCTGCGTATTTATCAGTGATACTCTTATGTTGCAGTGTTAGTTCTTCTTTATATCGTTTCTTATTCTCTATTTCGTTTTTTACAAAATCCTCTTTCTCAATTCTGCTAACCACAGACAAGATATCGCTTTGCTGGTAAAACTTTCTCTTGTCAGCAATTTCTTTCAAACGAGCATCTACCGCTCCCAACTCACGATTTTTACCATCCTTCTGTTTGTTGTACTTGCCGCTTTCTTCTGAAATCAGTCTATTGATACGCTCAAACTCTTCTTTTAATTTTCCTAATTCTTGATGTAACAAGGGCAAACGCTGCTCATCTCGTTGATAAGCATATACCAATTCGCTAATCAGCTCTTTGATTTTAGCGGTAATCATCAATAAGTCATGATAAGCCTTCTCCACTTTAGCGGCATCTCTTCGCACCGTAACCACCCCATGCTTGTCGGTTTTATACCACAAATGAACGTCATTGTATTCTTGTTCAAACGCCGACACCTGACTTCTATAATAAGCCAAATCAATAGAAATCTCGTCATCCGTCATCGAACTAATCATGGTGTTTTTGATGAACTCGGCATCCAGCTTCGTGTTCAGAAACACATTTTGAATGGTTCGTGGAATGTTTTGATACTTATTGCTTTCGGCAATGGCATATTTACGAAACTCGGGTTGCACCTCATGTCGGTTTCCAAAGATAATGTCGCGATACTCCTCATACCTATCAATGATACGAGAAGTGTGTACCCCTTTGTCTACTTTTTGTTGTATGTGCATCCACTCGGTGTACACTTCACCTTGTTCGTTCATGAGAATCTCGCGCCGATAAGCACAGTCGATAAACCGAAAAGACACCCTCCCCCGATGCTTAAAGGCCAAAATGAAATACGCATTGGTATCTCTAATCACTTCGTAAACGATATAAGAGTTAGGGTAAGGAAAATAAAAAGCATCGAAAGACAGCTTTTCACGCGGAATACCCAGCTTCAATTTGTCGGCGTTGTAGAAAAACAACAACGCTCGTAGCACCGTACTTTTACCGACACCTTGTGTTCCTACAAAGTGAACGTTGCCGTCTACCTTTACTTCTGCATACGGAATGTGTGCGCTGTTGATGAAAACAATCTTATTCAGGTATCTCATTCTTCACCTCCTCTGATATGGTTAAGCAGTCAACAAGTTCTTCCATGTAATGAAACGCATCTGTCACTACATACTGTTTCGTCACCTCACTGATAAGTTCGGCAAAGCCATTGTCGGTTAACTCTTTCATTAACCGCTCTATGATTTCCTGATGTGTGCTGTGCCTGCCACGAAACAATTGTTCAGCCTTCTCTTTCAACTCAATATCCGAACTCAATCTTACCTCGATGTCTGACGTCATGAATTCAAAGCCGGATGAAAAGGTACCGTTGTATGTTTTCAAGAAATCAAGAATGTCAATCCATTGTGCCATGCGCTCTAATTTGCGTTGCATATCGGTCTTACTCTCTTTTCTGCAAAAATAAAAATACCCATTACCTCCTTCTAACAAAAAGCCAATGCCAGCATAATAGTCGGCATATTCTTGTTGATGATCTTCCAACAAGTCGTAATAAGCTCTCATGTTTTGCGATGTGCTATTGCGTGAGATAAACATTCCCTTGCTTAATATGCTAAAAATTTCTTCGGTCTTTTTCATTATTTTGCCGGATAAATAAGTGGATACTCTATGTTTTGAGTAGTTTCAGTTTGACTTGTAAAACGCAATTCGCTTTCGTATTGTGTGGCTATTTGGCAGAATAGCACCAGCTTTTCTTCTATGTTCAATTCTCTTTTATACGCATGGTTCATCACGAAAGCAAACAAATGGCTGCCTTGCGCCCTAAAGGCATTCA
Encoded proteins:
- a CDS encoding ATP-binding protein, giving the protein MRYLNKIVFINSAHIPYAEVKVDGNVHFVGTQGVGKSTVLRALLFFYNADKLKLGIPREKLSFDAFYFPYPNSYIVYEVIRDTNAYFILAFKHRGRVSFRFIDCAYRREILMNEQGEVYTEWMHIQQKVDKGVHTSRIIDRYEEYRDIIFGNRHEVQPEFRKYAIAESNKYQNIPRTIQNVFLNTKLDAEFIKNTMISSMTDDEISIDLAYYRSQVSAFEQEYNDVHLWYKTDKHGVVTVRRDAAKVEKAYHDLLMITAKIKELISELVYAYQRDEQRLPLLHQELGKLKEEFERINRLISEESGKYNKQKDGKNRELGAVDARLKEIADKRKFYQQSDILSVVSRIEKEDFVKNEIENKKRYKEELTLQHKSITDKYAALTEKLQLELRTIEATCNEKKNLLQEVYNKEVARIAQQKEERNKEIYAHFDVESQTVDEKIQTANIDLSAAKSKRSVYQNTHLYATELEQCKNNIDQLHEQHRKTEIEKEQNRSKINELRHEAEAERQKIEQELQAKQKDLDQKNEKLAQQIAKLDELLAQYKGSFYEWLSTHKQGWQQTIGKVVDEQHVLYNNLLHPQLSSQHNASLFGVDVDLSHIERELRTPDDLKAEKQDAEQEIEENKKRIYECTTATQENIQQIENRYAKQIRDLRMAHQTLDANLLQTAQQIKVEQVKMQNWDKRNEEEKQKRLENIDLQISKLQEQLSTFQQEKEKLRNKRSRELKACEQESASANNAKRIETDSKIEKLLQETQEKTTAVNSQINQLKIQESSELAGQGVNTTALQQINDKLITLQKELDFINNNRKRYFEYLSFKEEWLPEEDKKKEQKRKLENDLALLDEKFRLRSSRLGQQKLQFETNIRQKEAEQNQLEKGLTAVDNFKLSIENKTSIEWTTVKPKASTDPTEQVLQLLKDSLYDKFGKADALKQNVDRFKSYFSTKNTFAFKTQLNTDDDYMAFAQNLCDFIDHDKIEEYSRRLSDRYGDILQRISKEVGSINSYASEIGKIINDINADFHERNFAGVIKEIALRSQPSSDRLMILLNDMKTFNDEHSYDIGELNLFSSVQQRDDTNRGVTKRLFDFMVCLNENPNRSRLVLSDTFKLQFRIKENDNDTGWIEKISNVGSDGTDILVKAMVNIMLINVFKEKVSRKFGDFTLHCMMDEIGKLHPNNVRGILKFANVRNIYLVNSSPISYAVSDYKYTYLLTKDNKSNTLVKALITMKV
- a CDS encoding condensin complex protein MksE, which produces MKKTEEIFSILSKGMFISRNSTSQNMRAYYDLLEDHQQEYADYYAGIGFLLEGGNGYFYFCRKESKTDMQRKLERMAQWIDILDFLKTYNGTFSSGFEFMTSDIEVRLSSDIELKEKAEQLFRGRHSTHQEIIERLMKELTDNGFAELISEVTKQYVVTDAFHYMEELVDCLTISEEVKNEIPE